The following proteins are co-located in the Pseudanabaena sp. BC1403 genome:
- a CDS encoding shikimate kinase has product MLNGTNIFLIGMMGAGKSTVGKHLAKKFGYNFLDTDPLIEQCAGKPIPEIFANDGENTFRDLEQQVLSQVSAHTRLVVATGGGIVMRSLNWSHLHDGIVIWIDVPIETLHKRLKTASEQRPLLQTADPLQTLNDIYRQRRDRYAQADISIMVTADESSETVCDRLFEMIQTRINPDRLR; this is encoded by the coding sequence ATGCTCAACGGAACGAATATTTTTTTGATTGGAATGATGGGTGCAGGTAAAAGCACTGTCGGCAAACACTTAGCCAAAAAATTTGGTTACAACTTCTTAGATACAGATCCACTGATTGAACAATGTGCAGGGAAACCAATCCCTGAAATTTTTGCCAATGATGGTGAAAATACTTTTCGCGATCTTGAACAGCAGGTACTTTCTCAAGTTTCCGCCCATACCCGCCTAGTCGTAGCCACAGGTGGTGGCATTGTCATGAGATCGCTTAATTGGTCACATCTCCACGATGGTATTGTTATTTGGATTGATGTACCGATTGAAACTTTGCACAAGCGTCTCAAAACTGCATCTGAACAACGCCCTCTTTTGCAGACTGCCGATCCATTACAAACCCTCAATGATATCTATCGTCAACGACGCGATCGCTATGCTCAAGCTGACATTTCAATCATGGTTACTGCTGATGAATCAAGCGAAACTGTCTGCGATCGCTTATTTGAAATGATCCAAACTCGAATCAACCCTGATCGTCTCAGGTAA